Proteins found in one Arachis stenosperma cultivar V10309 chromosome 8, arast.V10309.gnm1.PFL2, whole genome shotgun sequence genomic segment:
- the LOC130945036 gene encoding uncharacterized protein LOC130945036, with translation MAPPPSYSLFHGNPFSLHLLHSQMHDPIFFFAFLASLSLLSLTFLSFSIYKRFSKTDKQHHHPPPPQNLETPNDPVDDGVPRPGENAPTHLTSSVFFEVLPSDSAKWACLFEDTDSVSSAMEVPGAEQRGKKKRKKGKKKKANSGVEESEGANTGSDPGVHFESGCLYPFTSSSSAMQRRIKLQYDELVKCNESKKLTLAQVVQFANCLVDVRNELQHKADVIQRKFVITKALLCKADRSSFDRLRQQIYKLELEQKRLEEDAFVYNSLQQQLKLSPAYQKMLEVGACMDKAKSRELENRDDEFADISFEELLAQEKKDSFWQKNGKSRLC, from the exons ATGGCGCCTCCACCATCCTATTCTCTCTTCCATGGTAACCCATTCTCACTTCACCTTCTTCACTCCCAAATGCACGATCCCATTTTCTTCTTCGCCTTCCTCGCTTCTCTCTCACTCCTCTCTCTCACTTTTCTCTCCTTCTCCATCTACAAAAGATTCTCCAAAACAGATAAACAACACCACCACCCTCCTCCGCCGCAGAACCTGGAAACTCCTAACGACCCAGTCGACGACGGGGTTCCTCGACCCGGAGAAAATGCCCCGACCCATTTGACAAGTTCGGTTTTTTTCGAGGTTTTGCCCTCCGATTCTGCGAAATGGGCGTGCTTGTTTGAAGATACGGATTCAGTATCTTCCGCTATGGAGGTTCCTGGAGCGGAGCaaagagggaagaagaagagaaagaaggggaagaagaagaaagcgAATTCGGGAGTTGAAGAGAGTGAAGGTGCCAATACGGGTTCGGATCCTGGGGTTCATTTTGAATCGGGTTGCCTGTACCCGTTCACTTCTTCAAGCAGCGCTATGCAGAGAAGGATCAAACTGCAGTACGATGAACTCGTCAAGTGCAACGAGTCCAAGAAATTGACACTCGCCCAG GTTGTACAGTTTGCTAATTGTTTGGTTGATGTTAGGAATGAACTACAACACAA GGCTGATGTGATCCAACGTAAGTTTGTAATAACAAAGGCTTTATTATGCAAGGCAGACAGATCTTCTTTTGATAGACTGCGTCAACAG ATATACAAGCTTGAATTGGAGCAAAAGAGATTAGAGGAGGATGCTTTTGTTTATAATTCACTTCAACAGCAGCTTAAACTCTCACCAGCATACCAGAAG ATGCTTGAAGTTGGGGCTTGCATGGACAAGGCGAAATCCCGTGAACTAGAGAACAGAGACGACGAATTTGCTGACATTTCTTTTGAAGAATTATTAGCACAAGAAAAGAAGGATTCATTCTG GCAAAAAAATGGGAAATCAAGACTGTGCTGA
- the LOC130946302 gene encoding WD-40 repeat-containing protein MSI4-like, with amino-acid sequence MKKAKTVVMGVKDRYSEWKSMVGVLYDWLANHNLVWPSLSCRWGPLLEQATYKNRHRLYLSEQTDGSVPNTLVVANVEVVKPRVAAAEHISQFNEESRSPFVKKYKTIIHPGEVNRIRELRQNSKIVATHTDSPEVFIWDLETQPNRQALLGAPTSRPDLVLTGHDDNAEYALAMCPTEPFVLSGGKDKYVVLWSIQDHIASLAAESGSNVKHSKSSQKATESPSVGPRGIFHGHTNTVEDVQFCPSSALEFCSVGDDSCLIFWDARVGSVPAAKVNKAHDGDIHCVDWNPHDINFILTGSADNTVKMFDRRKLNSEGVGSPVYKFEGHEAAILCVQWCPDKSSVFGSSAEDGFLNIWDHEKTSGPYRASAPSGLFFRHAGHRDKVVDFHWNAFDPWTIVSVSDDCECTSGGGTLQVWRMIDLIYRPEKEVLAELDTYRTQILGSTP; translated from the exons ATGAAGAAGGCGAAGACAGTGGTAATGGGAGTGAAGGATCGTTACAGTGAATGGAAGTCAATGGTGGGAGTGTTGTACGACTGGCTGGCTAACCACAACCTGGTCTGGCCTTCACTCTCTTGCCGGTGGGGCCCTCTCCTCGAACAAGCCACCTACAAGAACCGCCATCGTCTCTATCTCTCTGAACAG ACTGATGGCAGTGTTCCCAACACTCTTGTTGTAGCTAATGTCGAAGTTGTTAAACCTAGGGTTGCCGCCGCTGAACATATCTCTCAG TTTAATGAAGAATCGCGCTCTCCATTTGTCAAGAAGTATAAAACTATCATACACCCTGGCGAG GTGAATAGAATCAGGGAGCTCCGGCAAAATAGTAAGATTGTTGCCACTCATACTGATAGTCCTGAA GTGTTTATTTGGGATCTTGAAACTCAGCCCAACCGCCAAGCTCTTCTGGGTGCTCCCACTTCCCGTCCAGATCTG GTATTAACTGGGCATGATGATAATGCTGAATATGCTCTTGCTATGTGTCCAACTGAGCCCTTTGTTCTTTCGGGAG GGAAGGACAAGTATGTGGTCCTATGGAGTATTCAGGATCATATTGCAAGTTTAGCAGCTGAATCAGGTTCCAATGTTAAACATTCTAAGAGTAGTCAGAAAGCTACAGAAAGTCCTTCTGTTGGACCACGTGGCATCTTCCACGGTCATACTAACACTGTTGAAGATGTGCAATTTTGCCCATCAAG TGCACTGGAGTTCTGTAGTGTTGGTGATGATTCCTGCCTCATATTTTGGGATGCACGAGTTGGATCAGTTCCAGCTGCCAAG GTCAACAAGGCACATGATGGAGATATTCATTGTGTTGATTGGAATCCTCATGATATAAATTTCATTCTGACTGG TTCTGCTGACAACACAGTCAAAATGTTCGATCGCCGGAAGCTTAACAGTGAGGGAGTTGGGTCTCCTGTATATAAATTTGAAGGTCATGAGGCAGCTATCCTCTGTGTACAG TGGTGTCCTGACAAGTCCTCTGTGTTTGGAAGCTCTGCTGAGGATGGCTTTCTAAACATTTGGGACCATGAGAAG ACATCAGGTCCATATCGAGCAAGTGCTCCATCAGGTTTATTTTTTCGGCATGCTGGCCATAG GGACAAGGTCGTTGACTTCCACTGGAATGCATTTGACCCATGGACAATTGTTAGTGTCTCAGATGATTGTGAATGTACTAGCGGTGGTGGTACCTTACAG GTATGGCGAATGATTGATCTGATTTATCGGCCAGAGAAGGAGGTGTTGGCTGAGCTAGATACATACAGAACCCAGATTTTAGGAAGTACCCCTTAA
- the LOC130946694 gene encoding protein ROOT HAIR DEFECTIVE 3-like — MAKSEIRFSTQLIDGDGTFNVEGIEKFMKDVKLAECGLSYAVVSIMGPQSSGKSTLLNSLFGTDFREMDAFKGRSQTTKGIWLAKCAGIEPCTLVMDLEGTDGRERGEDDTAFEKQSSLFALAVSDIVLINMWCHDIGREQAANKPLLKTVFQVMMRLFSPRKTTLMFVIRDKTRTPLENLEPVLREDIQKIWDSVPKPQAHKETPLSEFFNVEVVALSSFEEKEEQFKEQVHELRQRFVHSINPGGLAGDRRGVVPASGFSFSAQQIWKVIKENKDLDLPAHKVMVATVRCEEIANEKYALFAANEDWRQLEEAVQSGPVAGFGKKLNSLLHTCLSEYDVEATYFDEGVRTAKQKHLQEKLLQLVQPAFYSALGHIRIGTFDKFKEAFDKALNKGEGFSEAANNCTGIFMAQFDDACADVVIEVADCDTSKVREKLRRDIDAHVASVRAAKLSELTTTYEEKLKEALSGPIEALFDGANNETWPSIRKLYKRETESAVSGFSAALTRFDADEETQKNMIVSLENYARGLIETKARDEACRVLIRMKEKFTTLFSHDAESMPRIWTGSEDIRSITKTARYACLKLLSVMTVIRLDDKDDTLNIENILAKALLDSPNEKEKKITTVDPLASSTWEKVPASKTLITPVQCKSLWRQFKIETEYTVSQAIAAQEANKRGNNWLPPPWAIVALLILGFNEFMTLLRNPLYLILIFIGYLLIKALWVQLDVAGDFRHGALAGLLSLSTKFLPTIMNLMRKLAEEGVPETNNPQPTPSTSNQTTGSSVSSTASSKVTFLERGTEYTASSKEE; from the exons ATGG CGAAGAGTGAGATTCGTTTTTCTACTCAGCTTATTGATGGAGATGGCACGTTCAATGTTGAGGGAATTGAGAAGTTCATGAAGGACGTTAAGTTAGCTGAATGCGGGCTTTCCTATGCCGTAGTTTCCATCATGGGTCCACAAAGTAGTG GCAAGAGTACACTATTAAATAGTTTGTTTGGCACTGATTTTAGAGAGATGGATGCATTTAAGGGAAG ATCTCAAACAACCAAAGGAATTTGGTTGGCAAAATGTGCCGGCATAGAGCCTTGTACACTTGTGATGGACTTAGAGGGCACAGATGGAAGAGAAAGGGGAGAG GACGATACTGCATTTGAAAAGCAGAgttctctttttgctttggcTGTTTCGGATATTGTGCTGATAAACAT GTGGTGTCATGACATCGGCCGCGAGCAAGCTGCAAACAAGCCACTTCTAAAAACTGTGTTTCAG GTCATGATGAGGTTGTTTAGTCCACGCAAAACAACATTGATGTTTGTCATACGTGATAAAACAAGG ACACCACTAGAAAATTTAGAACCTGTCTTACGAGAAGATATTCAGAAG ATTTGGGATTCTGTTCCTAAGCCACAGGCCCACAAGGAAACCCCACTGAGTGAATTTTTTAAC GTTGAAGTTGTTGCTCTTTCTAGCTTCGAAGAGAAGGAAGAGCAATTTAAGGAGCAA GTTCATGAGTTGAGGCAGCGATTTGTTCATTCCATAAATCCTGGTGGGCTTGCGGGGGATCGGCGTGGAGTTGTTCCTGCTTCGGGCTTTTCTTTTAGTGCTCAGCAAATCTGGAAAGTCATCAAGGAGAACAAAGATCTTGACCTTCCCGCACACAAG GTCATGGTTGCTACTGTAAGATGTGAAGAAATTGCCAATGAGAAATATGCCCTTTTTGCTGCCAATGAG GACTGGCGTCAGCTAGAAGAGGCTGTGCAATCAGGTCCAGTTGCTGGATTTGGGAAAAAGCTCAATTCGCTTCTTCATACTTGTCTTTCAGA GTATGATGTTGAAGCCACTTATTTTGATGAAGGTGTGAGAACCGCTAAACAGAAGCACCTTCAAGAAAAACTGTTGCAA CTTGTCCAACCAGCATTCTACTCTGCCCTTGGACATATAAGGATTGGAACTTTCGATAAGTTCAAGGAAGCATTTGATAAGGCTTTGAATAAAGGGGAAGGGTTTTCTGAAGCTGCTAATAATTGCACAGGGATTTTTATGGCTCAGTTTGATGACGCCTGTGCAG ATGTTGTTATTGAAGTTGCAGACTGCGATACATCTAAAGTAAGGGAGAAACTACGACGTGATATTGATGCACATGTTGCATCTGTACGTGCAGCTAAGTTATCGGAACTTACCACAACATATGAG GAAAAACTAAAAGAAGCTTTGTCTGGACCTATTGAAGCACTTTTTGATGGAGCTAATAATGAAACTTGGCCATCAATAAGGAAACTCTATAAGCGTGAGACTGAATCAGCTGTTTCTGGGTTTTCTGCTGCGCTTACCAGGTTTGATGCAGATGAAGAAACACAAAAGAACATGATTGTGAGTTTAGAGAATTATGCAAGAGGTTTGATAGAGACAAAAGCTAGGGATGAAGCTTGCAGAGTCCTAATACGTATGAAGGAAAA GTTCACAACATTGTTTAGTCATGATGCTGAATCAATGCCGCGTATTTGGACAGGAAGCGAAGATATTCGATCCATCACCAAGACTGCTCGATATGCT TGCCTGAAGTTGCTATCTGTTATGACCGTAATTCGTTTGGATGATAAAGATGACACTCTTAACATTGAGAATATTTTAGCAAAAGCATTGTTAGATTCACccaatgaaaaagagaagaaaatcaCAACAGTTGATCCACTGGCTTCAAGCACTTGGGAAAAG GTTCCAGCTTCTAAAACATTGATCACCCCTGTCCAGTGTAAATCTTTGTGGAGGCAATTCAAGATTGAGACAGAATATACTGTGTCTCAGGCCATTGCTGCACAG GAGGCCAACAAGCGTGGTAACAACTGGTTACCTCCACCATGGGCAATTGTTGCCTTGCTTATTCTGGGATTTAACGAGTTTATGACACTTCTAAG AAATCCTTTATACTTGATTCTCATTTTTATTGGTTATCTTCTCATTAAAGCCTTGTGGGTGCAACTTGACGTTGCGGGTGATTTTCGCCATGGTGCA CTAGCTGGACTCTTATCCTTGTCTACTAAGTTTCTTCCAACTATAATGAATCTTATGAGAAAGTTAGCAGAGGAGGGGGTTCCTGAAACTAATAATCCTCAGCCAACTCCATCAACAAGTAATCAAACTACTGGTAGTTCTGTGTCATCTACTGCTTCATCTAAGGTAACTTTTTTAGAACGTGGAACTGAGTACACCGCTTCATCAAAAGAGGAATAG
- the LOC130943513 gene encoding EID1-like F-box protein 2 codes for MILTKQFRCIHSASCQCTKGHLSENVLFLVFQHLNWNPKLIAALSSVCKWFDDFAKRVLWKEFCRTRAPKMMLDLQSSGSHSVDGNWRALGKLLLYCSGCKKGGLFNSIHIPGHFVYQTRFSGTSGKSFLLPKCRTDVLYVSDPCEHLDQGEEGDIGFFRGVFKSFATSKVRKMLIKKGAKLHPREVCPYCKAKLWSMLQAKMIPQSASCRLGSYEDCVEYYVCLNGHMLGICTLLPLSDSEEATELE; via the coding sequence ATGATTCTCACGAAGCAGTTTCGCTGCATACACTCAGCTAGCTGTCAATGCACAAAAGGACATTTAAGTGAAAATGTCTTATTTTTAGTGTTTCAACATTTGAATTGGAATCCCAAGCTAATTGCTGCTCTGTCAAGTGTGTGCAAATGGTTTGATGATTTTGCCAAACGAGTTCTATGGAAAGAGTTTTGTCGAACGAGAGCTCCAAAGATGATGCTTGATCTGCAATCTAGTGGAAGTCACAGTGTTGATGGGAACTGGAGAGCCCTAGGGAAGCTGCTATTATACTGTTCAGGATGCAAGAAAGGTGGCTTGTTCAATAGCATTCATATCCCTGGTCATTTTGTGTATCAGACTCGATTTTCTGGAACATCCGGAAAGAGCTTTCTTTTGCCGAAATGTAGAACTGATGTTTTATATGTGTCTGATCCTTGCGAGCATCTTGACCAGGGCGAGGAAGGAGATATAGGATTTTTCCGTGGAGTTTTTAAGTCGTTTGCGACTTCGAAGGTCAGGAAGATGTTGATTAAGAAAGGTGCCAAGCTCCATCCAAGAGAGGTTTGCCCTTACTGTAAGGCAAAGTTGTGGAGCATGCTGCAAGCTAAGATGATCCCTCAAAGTGCGAGTTGCAGGTTGGGTTCCTATGAAGATTGTGTCGAGTATTATGTATGCCTGAACGGTCACATGCTCGGAATCTGTACCCTGTTACCGTTATCCGATTCAGAAGAAGCAACTGAGTTGGAGTGA